Proteins encoded within one genomic window of Scheffersomyces stipitis CBS 6054 chromosome 3, complete sequence:
- a CDS encoding predicted protein — protein MNPLNKIIFLSAFLASGFLLILLSCALYDSYKTLWVILIFLLAPLPNIVASSIDASRDNFLTFNNNDGNAPSPVQEFCKSLTGFFIVSGISLPLTFYHSRLIELGAMVMSITGGLIVYVDIVVFIWFFSEDEDENDDFNF, from the coding sequence ATGAATCCtctcaacaagatcatttTCCTTCTGGCGTTCTTAGCGTCAGGGTTCCTTCTCATCCTCTTGTCATGCGCTCTCTACGACAGTTACAAGACATTATGGGTGATACTAATCTTCCTCCTAGCACCATTGCCGAACATCGTAGCGTCGTCAATAGATGCTTCTCGAGACAATTTCCTAACTTTCAATAATAACGACGGCAATGCCCCTTCACCTGTTCAAGAGTTCTGCAAGCTGTTGACAGGATTTTTCATTGTCAGTGGGATCTCATTGCCGTTGACGTTTTACCATTCGAGATTGATTGAATTGGGTGCCATGGTGATGAGTATAACGGGAGGGTTGATCGTGTATGTAGACATTGTTGTATTTATCTGGTTTTTCAGCGAAGATGAGGACGAAAATGACGATTTCAACTTCTAG
- a CDS encoding predicted protein: VALSLANFLNSVLRRVFFSFKLFKYSTKVPASDISETGVFSCNTLSNASINSPFFFSVLNASKSIGYFSSYFANFFILERITGGS; the protein is encoded by the coding sequence GTAGCGCTTTCTTTAGCGAACTTCCTCAATTCTGTGTTGAGAAGAGTCTTTTTTTCGTTCAAGCTATTCAAGTATTCCACCAAGGTGCCAGCCTCAGATATACTGGAAACTGGTGTATTTTCCTGTAACACTCTCTCGAATGCTCTGATCAACTCgcctttcttcttttcggTCTTGAACGCTTCCAAAAGTATCGgatacttttcttcatacTTTGcaaatttcttcatcttggagCGTATTACTGGGGGAAGT
- a CDS encoding predicted protein, whose product MAPSISEVRASQSKINVYLDELNSNLEERDRLVEVLRLTPSANDNYELISLLQKLVKYFKYLQQDLISLIKVGENVEQYINQFREAVAKYEDVHEKLAGDSSISVSEYHFTPAEFPQRKTPISSVRFQEDILDKDADDHFRNENFKPYSDEESSNNTDSESFDAQTNQHLFAQHQQTILEQDQSLDVLHQSIIRQHTMGQSINSELDDHLILLNDLENGVDDANYRLNTAANRLHEFRKRVRENGSLVTIIVLTVILIMLLVVLN is encoded by the exons ATGGCTCCTTCGATACTGGAGGTCCGAGCTTCGCAGTCTAAAATCAACGTCTATTTAGATGAGTTGAACTCGAATCTCGAGGAAAGGGACCGGTTAGTAGAGGTTTTACGGCTAACTCCTTCTGCAAACGATAACTACGAGCTAATCAGCCTACTCCAGAAACTCgtcaaatacttcaaataTCTCCAACAGGACCTCATATCGTTGATCAAGGTAGGAGAGAATGTCGAACAGTACATAAATCAGTTCCGGGAAGCTGTAGCCAAATATGAAGACGTGCACGAGAAACTCGCAGGGGACTCTTCAATCAGTGTATCCGAATACCATTTCACGCCCGCAGAATTTCCACAAAGAAAGACCCCCATTTCA TCCGTGCGCTTTCAGGAGGACATTTTAGATAAGGATGCTGACGATCATTTCCGTAACGA AAATTTCAAGCCTTATTCGGACGAGGAGTCTTCTAACAACACAGATTCTGAGTCGTTCGATGCCCAGACGAACCAACATCTTTTTGCTCAACACCAACAGACTATTCTAGAACAAGATCAGAGTCTAGATGTGCTCCACCAGCTGATTATTAGACAGCATACCATGGGCCAGAGCATTAACTCGGAGCTCGATGACCATCTCATTCTCCTCAACGACTTGGAGAATGGTGTTGATGATGCCAATTACCGTTTGAATACCGCTGCCAATCGGTTGCATGAATTCCGGAAACGGGTTCGTGAAAACGGTAGTTTGGTCACAATCATTGTTCTCACAGTGATCTTGATAATGTTATTGGTGGTGTTGAATTAG